One stretch of Rhodoferax lithotrophicus DNA includes these proteins:
- a CDS encoding isopenicillin N synthase family dioxygenase, with product MPSLPTIDVSCFATGVAPSAAQDAAARLLDETCRETGFFLITGHGVLPEVKARMLAESALFFAEPLASKNTIAIARSPYHRGYVGIATEALDESQKGDLKETLDTGGEAGPNHPDVLAGTPFFGPNQWPSTPGFRTAWEAYYAQAKEAAYRVQRAMARALGKPDDFIVDQPGETMYHLRFVHYPPQSITPLAENQLGSGVHTDYGSVTLLADDGVGGLQVMKRSGEWIAVQVPPQALVVNIGDLMAIWTNDRWISNPHRVVNPAFQDRYSIPLFVTPPYHTDIACLDTCLPPGELPKYPVQKAGDYLNKRISATHSYRNPLLDGR from the coding sequence ATGCCCTCATTGCCTACGATTGATGTCAGCTGTTTTGCCACTGGCGTAGCACCTTCTGCCGCACAGGATGCCGCGGCCCGGCTGCTGGACGAGACTTGCCGTGAAACCGGTTTTTTCCTGATCACTGGTCACGGCGTGTTGCCCGAGGTCAAGGCGCGGATGCTGGCCGAATCTGCCTTGTTCTTTGCCGAGCCGCTGGCGAGCAAGAACACCATTGCCATCGCCAGGTCGCCGTACCACCGGGGCTACGTGGGCATTGCCACCGAGGCGCTGGACGAAAGCCAGAAAGGTGACCTGAAGGAAACGCTGGACACTGGAGGTGAAGCTGGCCCGAACCACCCCGATGTGCTGGCGGGCACGCCGTTTTTTGGCCCCAACCAGTGGCCTTCCACCCCCGGCTTTCGTACCGCTTGGGAGGCCTATTACGCACAGGCCAAAGAGGCCGCTTACCGGGTGCAGCGCGCCATGGCCCGGGCGTTAGGTAAACCGGATGACTTCATTGTTGATCAGCCCGGTGAAACCATGTACCACCTGCGGTTTGTCCATTACCCGCCGCAGTCGATCACGCCCTTGGCAGAAAACCAGCTGGGCAGTGGTGTGCACACCGACTATGGCTCCGTCACGCTGCTGGCTGACGACGGTGTGGGCGGGCTGCAGGTGATGAAGCGCAGTGGTGAGTGGATTGCGGTGCAGGTACCGCCGCAGGCGCTGGTGGTCAACATCGGCGACTTGATGGCGATCTGGACCAATGACCGCTGGATATCCAACCCACACCGGGTGGTGAATCCGGCGTTTCAGGATCGCTATTCGATTCCCCTGTTTGTCACGCCGCCGTACCACACCGACATTGCCTGCCTGGACACCTGTCTGCCACCCGGTGAGTTGCCCAAATACCCGGTGCAAAAGGCGGGTGATTACCTCAACAAACGCATCAGTGCCACCCACAGTTACCGCAATCCGCTGCTGGACGGGCGATGA
- a CDS encoding ABC transporter substrate-binding protein, producing MPLTLRQDVILNNDWSSMDGNKFPLTHASPNARRLLLGLLLALISDAAMAQGQKVFRIGVTKIVAHAALDADEKGFEAGLASSGFKEGVNVSYLRRNAQGDMAAAESIAREFVAEKVDLIHAIATPTAQAVMRSGGHIPMVFSSVTNPVGAGLVPGNSASGQKTGTHVTGVSDLWPVRLQFETYARVLPAAKTWGTIYNPNEANSVSHIQAMRATAKQLGLTLVEATVTKGDEVPAAAAALAKKVQAITITSDNTTVARIDAIAQVCEQHKIALFAGDVDSVARGAVMAYGLDYFLVGYSAGKKAALVLKGIQPGDVPWGQVEKFSLVINTRAARAQGVSLAPDLLARADKLIQ from the coding sequence ATGCCCCTTACACTTCGCCAAGATGTGATCCTCAACAACGACTGGTCAAGTATGGACGGAAACAAGTTCCCTCTCACGCATGCGTCTCCCAACGCGCGTCGGCTGCTGCTGGGGCTGCTGCTGGCCCTGATTTCCGATGCAGCCATGGCGCAAGGACAGAAGGTGTTTCGCATCGGCGTGACCAAAATCGTGGCCCATGCTGCGCTGGACGCAGATGAAAAAGGGTTTGAAGCCGGTCTGGCCAGCTCGGGCTTCAAGGAAGGTGTCAACGTGAGCTACCTGCGGCGCAACGCACAGGGTGACATGGCTGCTGCCGAATCCATCGCCCGCGAGTTTGTGGCCGAAAAAGTGGACCTGATCCACGCCATTGCCACCCCGACGGCACAGGCCGTGATGCGCTCGGGCGGTCATATTCCCATGGTGTTTTCCTCGGTCACCAACCCGGTCGGCGCAGGTCTTGTGCCGGGTAACAGTGCGTCCGGCCAGAAAACTGGCACCCACGTGACCGGTGTGAGCGACCTGTGGCCAGTTCGCCTGCAGTTTGAAACCTATGCGCGAGTGCTGCCCGCGGCCAAAACCTGGGGCACCATTTACAACCCGAACGAAGCCAACTCGGTGTCCCACATTCAGGCCATGCGTGCAACCGCGAAACAGCTGGGCCTGACCCTGGTCGAGGCCACCGTGACCAAGGGCGACGAAGTGCCTGCCGCTGCGGCGGCTTTGGCCAAGAAGGTGCAGGCCATCACCATCACCTCGGACAACACCACCGTGGCCCGGATTGATGCCATTGCCCAGGTGTGTGAGCAGCACAAAATTGCGCTGTTTGCCGGTGATGTGGACAGCGTGGCGCGTGGTGCCGTCATGGCCTATGGGCTGGACTATTTCCTGGTGGGCTACTCAGCGGGCAAGAAGGCCGCGCTGGTGCTCAAAGGCATTCAGCCGGGTGATGTGCCCTGGGGTCAGGTAGAAAAATTCAGCCTGGTCATCAACACCCGCGCGGCCAGAGCCCAGGGTGTGAGCCTTGCGCCAGACTTGCTGGCCCGGGCGGACAAGCTCATTCAATGA
- a CDS encoding GGDEF domain-containing protein: MRFLKGIYLAVAILLLTIGVGLYADLRSESMHVQHLRIQLGLERMVRLNQSLTSSITLAVVEKNSLRAASYDTLQSELEATMQEVQALTQGMTLAGEILSLRDQQHGLRSFEKQAFEQIRAQRWDAAFQALLGGDYVMMLKLYEINSESAVGALSIELANSAQQQNQLRQATLVLRLLAVVLLLWVGWRYSRRLQAELAEQMRLQSEISESKNALEATVLQRTAELQVANQQLETLSTTDALTGLANRRSFDTHWAEEWQRSLRQATPLAVIMLDVDHFKAYNDHYGHPQGDACLQRVGEILRSCIRRAGELAARYGGEEFVVILPGATPQQALETAYSILGAIRAARIPHVDSPTADIVTLSLGVAAASLHATGQREQLLNTADLALYQAKHQGRNRVVLIDLDEPDTAVAIDPQNAQVSAK; encoded by the coding sequence ATGCGGTTTCTGAAAGGCATCTATCTGGCAGTGGCGATTTTGCTGCTGACCATTGGTGTGGGCCTGTACGCCGACCTGCGCAGCGAATCCATGCACGTTCAGCACCTGAGAATCCAGCTTGGGCTGGAGCGTATGGTGCGGCTCAACCAGTCGCTGACCAGTTCGATCACCTTGGCGGTGGTGGAAAAAAACAGCCTGCGCGCGGCCAGCTACGACACCTTGCAAAGCGAGCTTGAGGCCACCATGCAAGAGGTGCAGGCGCTGACCCAAGGCATGACGCTGGCGGGTGAAATCCTGTCACTGCGTGACCAGCAACACGGTTTACGCTCGTTCGAGAAACAGGCGTTTGAGCAGATACGCGCCCAGCGGTGGGATGCCGCTTTCCAGGCGTTGCTGGGGGGTGACTACGTCATGATGCTCAAGCTGTATGAAATCAACAGCGAATCTGCCGTGGGGGCACTCAGTATCGAGCTGGCCAATAGTGCCCAGCAGCAAAACCAGTTGCGTCAGGCCACCTTGGTGTTGCGTTTGCTGGCCGTCGTGTTGTTGCTGTGGGTGGGCTGGCGTTACTCCCGGCGTTTGCAGGCCGAGCTGGCCGAGCAGATGCGCCTGCAAAGCGAAATTAGCGAATCCAAAAATGCGCTGGAAGCCACCGTTCTACAACGCACCGCCGAGCTTCAGGTGGCCAACCAGCAGTTGGAAACCCTCAGCACCACCGACGCGCTGACCGGCCTGGCCAACCGCCGCAGCTTTGACACGCACTGGGCCGAAGAATGGCAACGCTCCCTGCGCCAAGCCACGCCACTGGCAGTGATCATGCTCGACGTGGATCACTTCAAAGCCTACAACGACCACTACGGCCACCCGCAAGGTGATGCCTGCCTGCAACGCGTGGGGGAAATCCTGCGATCCTGCATCCGGCGTGCGGGTGAACTCGCAGCGCGTTATGGCGGTGAAGAATTTGTCGTGATCTTGCCAGGAGCCACCCCCCAACAGGCACTTGAGACGGCGTACAGCATCCTGGGGGCCATTCGTGCAGCGCGCATACCACACGTCGACTCCCCTACGGCCGACATCGTCACGCTCAGCCTGGGTGTTGCTGCGGCCTCACTCCATGCAACCGGCCAGCGCGAACAACTGCTCAATACGGCCGACCTGGCCCTGTACCAGGCCAAGCACCAGGGGCGCAACCGCGTGGTGCTGATAGACCTTGACGAACCAGACACCGCCGTGGCCATTGATCCTCAAAACGCCCAAGTCAGCGCCAAATAA
- a CDS encoding outer membrane lipoprotein-sorting protein: protein MKLTYLLPLLAAQAMAQAQVQDVQSVLQATDKFRMTAENLQVDTQINVLNADGTPDKERRYTVFAQAKRQSLVVMQSPAEKGQKVLMLSDDFWLLMPGSQRPLRITPMQKLLGDASTGDIATMSWADDYAGKLVGEEPCEVAAKQTCLHLSLNATRKGVTYQRIELWVGKTRFEPVRADLYVLSDKLAKQATFVMDKPAAPTMVLEMVLADQVSNHKTTHVRYLSRKVRQVPPEWLNPMFLVRNPALD from the coding sequence ATGAAACTCACCTACCTCTTGCCCCTGCTGGCAGCCCAAGCCATGGCTCAGGCTCAGGTTCAGGACGTGCAAAGCGTCCTTCAAGCCACCGACAAATTCCGCATGACCGCCGAGAACCTGCAGGTGGACACCCAGATCAACGTGCTTAATGCCGATGGCACACCCGACAAGGAACGCCGCTACACCGTGTTTGCCCAAGCCAAACGCCAGTCCCTGGTGGTGATGCAAAGCCCGGCTGAAAAAGGCCAAAAGGTGCTGATGCTGAGCGACGACTTCTGGCTTTTGATGCCAGGCAGCCAGCGCCCGCTGCGCATCACCCCGATGCAAAAGCTGCTGGGTGATGCCTCCACCGGCGACATTGCCACCATGAGCTGGGCCGACGACTATGCGGGCAAACTGGTGGGCGAAGAACCCTGTGAGGTGGCGGCCAAGCAGACCTGCCTGCATTTGAGCCTGAACGCCACCCGCAAGGGCGTGACCTACCAGCGTATTGAGCTGTGGGTCGGTAAAACCCGCTTTGAGCCGGTGCGGGCCGACTTGTATGTGCTGTCCGACAAACTGGCCAAACAAGCCACGTTTGTGATGGACAAACCCGCTGCCCCGACCATGGTGCTGGAGATGGTGCTGGCCGACCAGGTCAGCAACCACAAAACCACCCATGTGCGCTACCTCAGCCGCAAGGTGCGCCAAGTGCCGCCCGAGTGGCTGAACCCGATGTTTCTGGTGCGTAACCCCGCGCTGGACTAG
- a CDS encoding ABC transporter permease: MNFMWLKFAVQNTLRNRRRSMVTVSIAALGTAGILLAGGFALYTYESLAEAAARDTGHLVLGQPAQFTQDEETPLQHGIDNATALRQQLLADPNVRSVLPKIEFSGLISNGDKSVVMVGLGVEPDSEFAIKGPFMTVKAGQVLASGSTEPEVMLGDVLARNLKAQPGSSLTLLASTTEGALNAMDVRVKGIFSIGIPEIDKRLIYADIATTQRLLNTQKVSTLGVYLNRMAQTQPMQAQVAQAHPELTVQTWEDQALFYKAVRNLYNRIFGALGMIIAVIVVFVVTNAMSMAIIERTREIGTLRALGTLPGQMLRTLSLEGMVLGGVGALVGALIALAGSAFLLVVPIDMPPPPGRSVGYPLNVTVDPMMFLVTILTMVLLTMAASAWVARKTVNMAVVDALAHT, translated from the coding sequence ATGAACTTCATGTGGTTGAAATTTGCCGTGCAAAACACCTTGCGCAACCGCCGCCGCTCGATGGTCACGGTGTCGATTGCCGCGCTGGGCACGGCGGGCATCCTGCTGGCCGGTGGTTTTGCGCTGTACACCTACGAATCCTTGGCCGAAGCCGCGGCGCGTGACACCGGCCACCTGGTGCTGGGCCAACCGGCCCAGTTCACCCAGGACGAAGAAACCCCGCTGCAGCACGGCATCGACAACGCCACCGCGTTGCGCCAGCAACTGCTGGCCGACCCGAATGTGCGCAGTGTGCTGCCCAAGATCGAGTTCAGCGGCCTGATCAGCAACGGCGACAAATCCGTTGTCATGGTTGGCCTGGGGGTCGAGCCCGACAGTGAATTCGCCATCAAAGGCCCGTTCATGACCGTCAAAGCCGGCCAGGTGCTGGCCAGTGGCTCGACCGAGCCCGAGGTGATGCTGGGTGACGTGTTGGCCCGTAACCTGAAAGCCCAACCCGGCAGCAGCCTGACCCTGCTGGCCAGCACCACCGAGGGCGCACTCAACGCCATGGACGTGCGGGTCAAAGGCATCTTTTCCATTGGCATCCCGGAGATCGACAAACGCCTGATCTACGCCGACATTGCCACCACCCAGCGCCTCTTGAACACACAAAAAGTCAGCACCCTGGGGGTCTACCTGAACCGCATGGCCCAGACCCAGCCGATGCAGGCCCAGGTGGCCCAGGCTCACCCAGAGTTGACGGTGCAAACCTGGGAAGACCAGGCGCTGTTCTACAAGGCGGTGCGAAACCTGTACAACCGCATTTTTGGGGCTTTAGGCATGATCATTGCGGTGATTGTGGTGTTTGTGGTGACCAATGCCATGTCCATGGCCATCATCGAGCGCACCCGTGAAATCGGCACCCTGCGCGCCCTGGGTACGCTGCCCGGCCAGATGCTGCGCACCCTGTCGCTGGAGGGCATGGTGCTGGGTGGTGTCGGCGCACTGGTGGGCGCACTGATTGCCCTGGCCGGGTCAGCCTTCTTGCTGGTGGTGCCCATCGACATGCCACCACCACCTGGGCGCTCGGTCGGCTACCCGCTGAATGTGACGGTTGACCCGATGATGTTCCTGGTCACCATCCTCACCATGGTGCTGCTGACCATGGCCGCCTCGGCCTGGGTGGCGCGCAAGACGGTGAACATGGCGGTGGTGGATGCGTTGGCGCATACCTGA
- a CDS encoding ABC transporter ATP-binding protein gives MSATTTAVIELHGVHKTYRLGEHVIPALQGVDLCVERGELLALTGPSGSGKSTILNLCGLIDTPDTGDIVLGGQPVNGLNEVQRTLLRRDALGFVFQNFNLVPVMTVAENVDYPLFIAGVSAPERRERVAAQLKAVGLQDHAHHRPDALSGGQRQRVAIARALVKRPKLVIADEPTASLDSHTADQVLDLMRERCHAEGAAFVIATHDSRLTQRCDRVLALLDGSLL, from the coding sequence ATGAGCGCCACCACAACGGCCGTCATTGAACTGCACGGGGTGCACAAAACCTACCGCTTGGGCGAGCATGTGATCCCGGCCCTGCAAGGGGTGGACTTGTGTGTAGAGCGCGGTGAGCTGCTGGCCCTCACCGGCCCATCCGGAAGCGGCAAAAGCACCATCCTGAATCTGTGCGGCCTGATTGACACGCCGGATACGGGCGACATCGTGCTCGGTGGTCAGCCTGTCAACGGCCTGAACGAAGTGCAGCGCACGCTGTTGCGGCGTGATGCGCTGGGTTTTGTGTTCCAGAACTTCAACCTGGTGCCGGTGATGACCGTGGCCGAGAACGTGGACTACCCGCTGTTCATCGCCGGGGTGAGTGCGCCCGAGCGGCGCGAGCGGGTGGCAGCCCAACTGAAAGCCGTGGGCCTGCAAGACCACGCCCACCACCGGCCCGATGCCTTGTCCGGCGGGCAGCGCCAGCGCGTGGCGATTGCCCGCGCGCTGGTCAAACGGCCCAAGCTGGTGATAGCCGACGAGCCCACCGCCAGCCTGGACTCGCACACCGCTGATCAGGTGCTGGATTTGATGCGCGAACGCTGCCACGCCGAAGGGGCCGCCTTTGTGATTGCCACGCACGACAGCCGTCTGACCCAACGCTGCGACCGCGTGCTGGCTTTGCTGGATGGGAGTTTGCTATGA